A DNA window from Mycolicibacter terrae contains the following coding sequences:
- a CDS encoding phosphotransferase family protein, giving the protein MSKASPQIPEDLLGWITETTGADRIDVTQVSGGASRQAWFVDAQHASGPQELFLRYDPRQPDPHSAFHPLQVEAEILTELHRNGITVPRVIASHPDRQAVLMERVGGETWFRLIRDENEQVSVASDFITKLAQLHRVDARTLDISGLGPARSVDAHVRDEITAMRRRLDRHRGPAPLLRFCIDWLESHVPDYDGPTVLVQGDTGPGNFMYAQGRVTAIVDWELAHFGDPMDDIAWLSLRTVQDTFTDFPDRLAEYEQLSGHSIDADRVWYYRLFAETRLASMNPGSVDIRASAPAGSPDAGNSLIYGMLHRRLLVEALAHVVGIPDVEVEFPDDEHGSERSPVYEATASALSGAVARSTDGLATRYIKGAARLVKYLAEVDRIGAVIDAQEIAELAGFLGAAPESVSQGRAALAELAVRGEVSERDYVAQLWRGIKRDDYLTRAASGALRQRTWPPLTHSIERGEQDRWVSPSPKITAN; this is encoded by the coding sequence ATGAGCAAAGCGAGCCCGCAGATCCCCGAAGACCTGCTCGGCTGGATCACCGAGACGACCGGCGCGGATCGAATCGACGTCACGCAAGTGTCCGGTGGCGCAAGCCGACAGGCCTGGTTCGTCGACGCCCAGCACGCCTCGGGTCCTCAGGAGCTGTTCCTGCGTTACGACCCGCGCCAGCCGGACCCGCACAGTGCGTTTCACCCACTGCAGGTCGAAGCAGAAATTCTGACCGAACTGCACCGCAACGGCATCACGGTTCCCCGGGTGATCGCTTCGCACCCGGATCGACAGGCGGTACTGATGGAGCGCGTCGGCGGGGAGACGTGGTTCCGGTTGATCCGGGATGAGAACGAACAAGTCAGCGTCGCTAGTGATTTCATCACCAAGCTGGCCCAGCTGCACCGCGTCGATGCACGCACGCTGGATATCTCCGGACTCGGTCCTGCTCGTTCGGTCGACGCGCACGTGCGCGACGAGATCACCGCGATGCGTCGGCGACTGGACCGGCATCGCGGCCCGGCTCCGCTGTTACGGTTCTGCATCGACTGGCTGGAGAGCCACGTCCCCGACTACGACGGCCCCACCGTTCTGGTTCAGGGTGACACCGGCCCGGGCAACTTCATGTATGCGCAGGGCCGGGTCACCGCGATCGTCGACTGGGAACTGGCGCATTTCGGTGACCCGATGGACGACATCGCGTGGCTGTCACTGCGGACGGTCCAGGACACCTTCACCGACTTCCCGGACCGCCTCGCCGAATACGAACAGCTGTCCGGGCATTCCATCGACGCCGACCGGGTCTGGTACTACCGGCTGTTCGCCGAAACCCGATTGGCCTCGATGAACCCCGGCAGCGTGGACATCCGCGCCTCCGCGCCGGCCGGCTCGCCGGACGCCGGTAACAGCCTGATCTACGGTATGCTGCACCGCCGCCTGCTCGTCGAGGCATTGGCTCACGTGGTCGGCATCCCGGATGTGGAGGTCGAATTTCCCGACGACGAGCATGGTTCCGAGCGGTCCCCGGTCTATGAAGCGACAGCATCGGCCCTGTCCGGTGCGGTGGCCAGATCCACCGATGGCCTGGCTACGCGCTACATCAAAGGCGCGGCCCGGTTGGTGAAGTATCTGGCCGAGGTGGATCGGATCGGCGCGGTGATCGACGCGCAGGAGATCGCCGAGCTGGCCGGTTTCTTGGGTGCCGCACCCGAATCGGTCTCGCAGGGGCGGGCGGCACTGGCCGAGTTGGCCGTCCGCGGCGAGGTCAGTGAGCGCGACTATGTCGCCCAGCTCTGGCGCGGCATCAAACGTGACGACTACCTGACCCGGGCGGCCTCCGGGGCCCTGCGCCAACGGACCTGGCCACCCCTGACCCATTCCATCGAACGAGGAGAGCAGGACCGTTGGGTATCGCCATCACCGAAGATCACCGCGAACTAG
- a CDS encoding acyl-CoA dehydrogenase, whose protein sequence is MGIAITEDHRELAGVARSFLQARGARPAARALLDAEDERRPSFWAELAGLGWLGLHIPEEYGGAGCGLPELVVVAEEFGRAVAPGPFIPTVIASAVISAAGTEDQRAQLLPGLVDGTRTAGIGLQPDVTVTGPRLSGDAGVVLGAGLADLLVLVVGEDVVIIDAGGTGVSVDVPDNLDPTRRSGRVTLADVEPAHILPGAAGSALALARTLVAAEAVGGAQDCVEAAVDYAKVREQFGRTIGTFQAVKHHLANMLVAAESATATVWDAARAADAGDEEFALMAACAATLALPAYVRNAELNIQVHGGIGFTWEHDAHLHLRRAITTRGLLGGRQPAADVYTLTAKGVVRPNSIDLPPDAEQLRADIRAELASWTELDPQQLREKMIRTGYLMPHWPKPWGRAADAVEQLVIDEEMRTAGIKRPDFSITGWVVLTLIQHGTPEQIERLVEPALRGEQVWCQLFSEPGAGSDAAAVGTKATRVDGGWRITGQKVWTSGAQHCQYGLATVRTDPDAAKHAGITTVIIDMSAPGVEVRPLRQITGGSEFNEVFFSDVLVPDRDVVGAPNDGWRVARATLGNERVSIGGGVAGAQGAVNAIVDLVQRYDDRVAGAPERAGEFLAGEHALRLLNLRRAARSVAGAEPGPEGNVTKLLIAEHVGARAALSAELAGPDVALVAPPAKAIGLLALGARGMTIAGGTSEITRNQIAERILGLPRDPLIK, encoded by the coding sequence TTGGGTATCGCCATCACCGAAGATCACCGCGAACTAGCCGGTGTCGCCCGTTCCTTCCTGCAAGCGCGTGGTGCGCGCCCGGCGGCGAGAGCGCTGCTGGACGCCGAAGATGAGCGGCGACCGTCGTTCTGGGCCGAGCTTGCGGGGCTGGGTTGGCTGGGCCTGCACATCCCGGAAGAATACGGTGGAGCCGGCTGCGGGCTACCCGAGTTGGTCGTGGTGGCAGAGGAGTTCGGCCGTGCGGTGGCTCCCGGGCCGTTCATCCCGACGGTGATCGCCAGCGCTGTGATCTCGGCGGCCGGCACCGAGGATCAGCGCGCGCAGCTGCTGCCCGGCCTGGTCGATGGGACCCGGACCGCGGGAATCGGCCTGCAGCCCGACGTGACCGTCACCGGACCCCGGTTATCCGGTGACGCCGGCGTGGTGCTGGGCGCCGGCCTGGCCGACCTGTTGGTACTGGTGGTCGGCGAGGACGTGGTGATCATCGATGCCGGCGGTACCGGGGTGAGCGTCGACGTTCCGGACAATCTGGACCCCACCCGCCGGTCCGGCCGGGTCACGCTGGCCGACGTCGAGCCCGCCCACATCCTGCCCGGCGCGGCGGGATCCGCGCTGGCGCTGGCCCGCACCCTGGTGGCCGCCGAAGCCGTTGGGGGAGCGCAGGACTGCGTCGAGGCGGCCGTCGATTACGCCAAGGTCCGCGAACAGTTCGGCCGCACCATCGGGACCTTCCAGGCGGTCAAACACCACCTGGCCAACATGCTGGTCGCCGCCGAATCCGCGACGGCCACCGTCTGGGACGCCGCCCGTGCCGCCGACGCCGGCGATGAGGAGTTCGCGCTGATGGCGGCCTGTGCGGCGACGCTGGCGCTGCCGGCATACGTGCGCAACGCGGAACTGAACATTCAGGTTCACGGTGGCATCGGGTTCACCTGGGAGCACGACGCCCACCTGCACCTGCGCCGGGCGATAACCACGCGCGGTCTTCTCGGCGGGCGTCAGCCGGCGGCCGACGTCTATACGCTGACCGCCAAGGGCGTGGTGCGGCCGAACTCGATCGACCTGCCCCCCGATGCCGAGCAGCTGCGCGCCGACATCCGCGCCGAGCTGGCGAGTTGGACCGAGCTGGATCCGCAGCAGTTGCGCGAGAAGATGATTCGGACCGGGTATCTGATGCCGCACTGGCCCAAGCCGTGGGGGCGCGCCGCCGATGCGGTCGAGCAACTGGTGATCGATGAGGAGATGCGAACCGCCGGGATCAAGCGACCCGACTTCAGCATCACCGGTTGGGTGGTGCTGACCCTGATCCAGCACGGCACGCCTGAGCAGATAGAACGCCTGGTGGAGCCGGCGCTGCGCGGCGAACAGGTGTGGTGCCAGCTGTTCTCCGAACCCGGTGCCGGGTCGGACGCCGCCGCGGTGGGCACCAAGGCCACCCGGGTCGACGGGGGCTGGCGGATCACCGGTCAGAAGGTGTGGACCAGCGGTGCCCAGCACTGCCAGTACGGTTTGGCGACGGTGCGCACCGATCCCGACGCGGCCAAGCACGCGGGCATCACCACCGTGATCATCGACATGTCCGCCCCGGGTGTCGAGGTGCGCCCGCTACGTCAGATCACCGGTGGCTCGGAGTTCAACGAGGTGTTCTTCTCCGATGTGCTCGTTCCGGATCGCGACGTCGTCGGTGCACCCAACGACGGATGGCGGGTGGCACGCGCCACGCTCGGCAACGAACGGGTCAGTATCGGCGGTGGTGTGGCGGGGGCTCAGGGCGCTGTGAACGCCATAGTCGACCTGGTGCAGCGCTACGACGACCGGGTCGCCGGTGCTCCGGAACGGGCCGGGGAATTCCTGGCCGGCGAGCATGCGCTGCGGCTGCTCAACCTGCGGCGCGCGGCCCGCAGTGTGGCCGGGGCCGAGCCCGGTCCGGAGGGCAACGTGACCAAGCTGCTGATCGCCGAACACGTCGGTGCGCGGGCTGCGCTGTCGGCCGAACTCGCCGGTCCGGACGTCGCGCTGGTGGCGCCGCCGGCCAAGGCGATCGGGCTGCTGGCGCTGGGGGCGCGTGGCATGACGATCGCGGGCGGAACCTCGGAGATCACCCGCAACCAGATCGCCGAGCGCATCCTGGGCCTGCCGCGTGACCCGCTGATCAAGTGA
- a CDS encoding TetR/AcrR family transcriptional regulator: MVAKIVATTATLLRDSTTPAEVTTNLIAERAGVSKGSIYQYFSDKDEILAAAIEHLAAAQAPAVEEMLRGVALDEPAAAMAASIDILIDLTLANRSLIRYLAEHPDHVRTFENISALNATLVTMSTLHMNHYHEQYRDELSPKALAWLFFNMAVATTLRYVEADDPIRLEELRSGLKFASSGLLAGARP; the protein is encoded by the coding sequence ATGGTCGCAAAAATCGTGGCTACCACCGCGACGCTGTTGCGGGACAGCACCACCCCCGCCGAAGTGACGACCAACCTGATCGCCGAGCGGGCCGGCGTCAGCAAAGGGTCGATCTACCAATACTTCTCCGACAAGGACGAGATCCTCGCCGCGGCGATCGAACACCTTGCCGCAGCACAGGCGCCCGCCGTCGAGGAGATGCTGCGGGGGGTCGCCCTCGACGAGCCGGCCGCGGCGATGGCGGCCTCGATCGACATCCTGATCGACTTGACGCTGGCCAACCGCAGCCTCATTCGCTACCTTGCCGAACACCCCGACCACGTCCGCACCTTCGAGAACATCTCGGCGCTGAACGCCACGCTGGTGACCATGTCCACGCTGCACATGAATCATTACCACGAGCAGTACCGCGATGAGCTCTCCCCGAAAGCGTTGGCCTGGTTGTTCTTCAACATGGCCGTGGCGACCACACTGCGCTACGTCGAGGCCGACGATCCGATCCGCCTCGAAGAACTTCGCAGCGGACTCAAGTTCGCCTCGTCCGGGCTGCTGGCCGGGGCGCGGCCCTGA
- a CDS encoding Zn-ribbon domain-containing OB-fold protein, whose product MTALTSLAQAPRTLPHLDDVSGPYWTGGAAAELRIAQCVSCRRYTHPPQSACPECGGAMEFVAVSGHGVLFTYTVSYQQFHPDVPTPFAIGLVELDEQPGLRVAANIVDCGIEALTCGMPVRVKFEQHGSAFVPVFAPTRSEAAHRID is encoded by the coding sequence GTGACCGCTCTGACCTCGCTTGCGCAAGCCCCCCGGACGCTGCCCCACCTCGACGACGTTTCGGGGCCGTATTGGACCGGTGGGGCGGCCGCGGAACTCCGCATCGCGCAGTGCGTCTCCTGCCGGCGCTACACCCATCCGCCGCAATCAGCCTGCCCGGAATGCGGGGGCGCCATGGAGTTCGTGGCGGTGTCGGGCCACGGCGTGTTGTTCACCTATACGGTCAGCTATCAGCAGTTTCATCCGGACGTCCCAACCCCGTTCGCGATCGGGCTGGTCGAATTGGACGAACAGCCGGGCCTGCGCGTCGCCGCCAACATCGTGGACTGCGGCATCGAAGCCCTGACGTGCGGCATGCCGGTGCGGGTCAAGTTCGAACAACACGGCTCGGCGTTCGTCCCCGTGTTCGCCCCTACCCGCTCTGAGGCGGCGCACCGTATCGACTGA
- a CDS encoding thiolase family protein has translation MVAAGRQAPVISGTGISQIGRRTGIPAGELTVNAARAAIADAGLVPADIDGIITLGDTPPEVAAAALGIAGADDFGPAYGHYGLLTPVVAARDAVAAGRARHVLVYRTVQMMGGTIETSSAPGTAKRSKREAMAGNDIPYLLAAHAYSAVNWLAMHCRKHMDRYGTTKEQLGWIAINARRNAARNPLAVYREPIDMAQYLNARPISDPLGLLDCDVPVDGSIAVVVSAAGYRADAPNGAVTIEAAGGASGAGGWTGRPDYPNMAATDAAADMWSQTTLKPADIDVAELYDGFSFLALAWLEALGFCGEGEGGAFVEGGRRIAPDGPLPLNTYGGQLSAGRMHGYWVLHEACQQLRGLAGPTALAKRPEVAVVSAGGGPIAGCLVLSC, from the coding sequence ATGGTCGCAGCCGGCAGGCAGGCCCCGGTGATCTCGGGTACCGGAATCTCCCAGATCGGTCGGCGCACCGGCATCCCTGCCGGGGAATTGACCGTGAACGCCGCGCGGGCGGCCATCGCCGACGCCGGCTTGGTGCCGGCTGACATCGACGGCATCATCACTCTCGGCGATACACCACCGGAGGTTGCCGCTGCCGCCCTCGGTATCGCCGGGGCCGACGACTTCGGGCCGGCCTACGGTCACTATGGGTTGCTCACACCGGTCGTGGCGGCCCGCGACGCCGTTGCCGCCGGTCGGGCCCGTCACGTGCTGGTCTATCGCACCGTACAGATGATGGGCGGCACGATCGAGACCTCATCCGCTCCGGGGACGGCCAAGCGTTCGAAGCGTGAAGCGATGGCCGGCAACGACATCCCGTATCTGTTGGCCGCCCATGCCTATTCAGCCGTCAACTGGCTGGCGATGCACTGCCGCAAGCACATGGACCGCTACGGCACCACCAAAGAACAGCTGGGGTGGATCGCGATCAATGCCCGCCGCAACGCGGCTCGCAATCCGCTGGCGGTGTACCGCGAGCCGATCGACATGGCGCAGTACCTGAACGCGCGGCCGATATCCGATCCGCTCGGATTACTCGACTGTGATGTGCCGGTGGACGGCTCCATAGCGGTGGTGGTGTCGGCGGCAGGGTATCGGGCCGACGCGCCGAACGGGGCGGTGACCATCGAGGCCGCCGGTGGCGCCTCCGGCGCCGGTGGCTGGACCGGCCGGCCCGACTACCCGAACATGGCCGCCACCGACGCGGCGGCCGACATGTGGTCGCAGACCACACTGAAGCCCGCAGATATCGACGTGGCCGAACTCTATGACGGGTTCAGCTTTCTGGCGCTGGCGTGGCTGGAGGCGCTCGGCTTCTGCGGTGAAGGCGAAGGCGGTGCCTTTGTGGAGGGCGGCCGGCGCATCGCGCCGGACGGGCCGCTGCCGCTGAACACCTACGGCGGTCAACTATCGGCCGGTCGAATGCACGGTTACTGGGTGCTGCACGAGGCCTGCCAGCAGTTGCGCGGACTGGCCGGACCGACCGCGCTGGCGAAACGGCCCGAGGTCGCTGTCGTCTCCGCCGGCGGCGGGCCGATCGCCGGATGCCTGGTGCTGTCATGCTGA
- a CDS encoding class I adenylate-forming enzyme family protein translates to MLTTSAGAPCSIPDEIAAAASRYPETAVVVDSDVRPDSTTLGELFDESRRVAASLVALGIRPGHVVAAQLPNWRECFTTHAAVWLCGAVLVPIVPIYGPREVAFIAARSKARALIIARELRNRDTVATVEAVRELPGLQHCVMVGTPLPDTTPYEALAGGDATGFTPIQPPGGASRALLVYTSGTTAEPKGVQHSHNSLLGEIRAMDETRASGPDLTVLSAFPSGHIAGTLGFLRTLCRANTTIALDTWNPERAARLIAEHGVGSSGGAPIHLSGLLDVAERDGLDLSCLREYTTGAAGVAGALIRRADRFGVGAFRCYGSSEHPTISSGVPEDPLDKRADTDGRITPGTRIRLVDDDGCDVDAGGHGEIWTRGPELFCGYTDAVHNRDAMVDGWFRTGDVGCLDADGYLRITDRKKDIIVRGGENISSKEVEDVLGDHPAVAEAAAVGMPDEKYGERVCAFVVLNDGQPFGIAEAADHFAQCGLARQKTPERIVVVGELPRTASGKVQKHLLRRQLESSIPD, encoded by the coding sequence ATGCTGACCACATCAGCTGGCGCGCCGTGCAGCATCCCCGATGAGATCGCGGCTGCGGCAAGCCGATACCCCGAAACCGCCGTCGTGGTGGACAGCGATGTCCGGCCAGACTCGACTACTCTCGGTGAACTCTTCGACGAGAGTCGCCGGGTAGCCGCCTCCCTGGTGGCACTGGGTATCCGGCCCGGTCACGTCGTCGCCGCGCAGCTGCCGAACTGGCGGGAATGTTTCACCACCCATGCGGCGGTGTGGCTGTGCGGCGCGGTGCTGGTGCCCATCGTGCCGATCTACGGGCCCCGCGAAGTCGCCTTCATTGCCGCCCGGTCCAAAGCCCGGGCGCTCATCATCGCCCGCGAGCTCCGCAATCGCGACACGGTGGCAACCGTGGAAGCCGTCAGGGAACTTCCCGGCCTGCAGCACTGTGTCATGGTCGGGACACCGCTGCCGGATACCACCCCCTACGAGGCGTTGGCCGGCGGCGACGCAACGGGATTCACCCCGATCCAACCGCCCGGGGGTGCCAGCCGTGCGCTGCTGGTCTATACCTCGGGCACCACCGCGGAGCCCAAAGGCGTGCAGCACAGCCACAACAGTCTGCTGGGCGAGATCCGCGCAATGGACGAGACGCGTGCGTCAGGACCCGATCTGACTGTGCTGTCGGCGTTTCCGTCCGGACACATCGCCGGCACCCTGGGCTTCCTGCGGACGTTGTGCCGGGCCAATACCACCATCGCCCTCGACACCTGGAACCCGGAGCGGGCCGCGCGGCTCATCGCCGAGCACGGTGTCGGCTCCTCCGGAGGCGCGCCCATTCACCTGAGCGGGCTTCTGGACGTCGCTGAACGAGACGGGCTCGACCTGTCATGTCTGCGCGAATACACCACCGGTGCCGCGGGCGTGGCCGGTGCGCTGATCCGCCGCGCCGACCGCTTCGGTGTGGGAGCGTTCCGCTGTTACGGGTCCTCCGAACATCCCACCATCAGTTCCGGAGTACCGGAGGATCCGCTGGACAAGCGCGCCGACACCGACGGGCGCATCACACCGGGCACCCGAATCAGGCTGGTCGACGATGACGGATGCGACGTCGACGCCGGCGGCCACGGCGAGATCTGGACCCGCGGGCCGGAACTGTTCTGCGGCTACACCGACGCCGTTCACAACCGCGATGCCATGGTCGACGGCTGGTTTCGCACCGGTGACGTCGGTTGCCTCGACGCCGACGGCTATCTGCGGATCACAGACCGGAAGAAGGACATCATCGTCCGCGGCGGGGAGAACATCTCCTCCAAGGAGGTCGAGGATGTACTCGGTGACCACCCGGCGGTCGCCGAGGCGGCGGCGGTGGGGATGCCCGACGAGAAATACGGCGAACGGGTCTGCGCGTTCGTCGTCCTCAACGATGGTCAGCCGTTCGGGATCGCCGAGGCCGCAGATCATTTCGCACAGTGCGGCCTGGCCCGGCAGAAGACACCGGAGCGAATCGTGGTGGTCGGCGAACTACCCCGGACAGCGAGCGGAAAAGTGCAGAAGCACCTGCTGAGAAGACAACTCGAATCATCGATTCCCGACTGA
- a CDS encoding mycofactocin-coupled SDR family oxidoreductase yields the protein MGRVENKVVLVTGGARGQGRGHAVRLAEEGADIILFDICCDVEHNDYPLATEQDLEEARLQVEKTGRRAVSAAVDVRDRGALTDALARAVGELGKLDVIVANAGICPLGAGQPIGAFTNAFDVDFVGVVNTVHAGLPHLGAGASIVTVGSVAGLLAEKAGPGAGAGPTGAGGSGYNLAKQFIDRYTIALAAQLAPLSIRANVVHPTNVNTAMLHNEPMYKMFRPDLEHPGREDAMLAFPMMQGMPIPYVEPEDVSHAICYLASDESRYVTGLQLKVDAGASLKF from the coding sequence ATGGGCAGGGTGGAAAACAAGGTAGTGCTCGTCACCGGCGGCGCGCGCGGACAGGGCCGCGGCCATGCGGTGCGGTTGGCCGAAGAAGGCGCCGACATCATCCTGTTCGACATCTGCTGCGACGTCGAACACAACGACTACCCGCTGGCCACCGAACAGGATCTGGAGGAAGCACGCCTGCAGGTCGAGAAGACCGGACGCCGGGCGGTTTCGGCGGCGGTGGACGTCCGTGACCGCGGCGCGCTGACGGACGCGCTGGCCCGGGCGGTCGGCGAGTTGGGCAAGCTGGACGTCATCGTGGCCAACGCCGGCATCTGCCCGCTGGGTGCCGGTCAGCCGATCGGGGCGTTCACCAACGCCTTCGACGTCGACTTCGTCGGCGTCGTCAACACCGTCCATGCCGGGCTGCCCCACCTGGGCGCGGGCGCATCGATCGTGACGGTCGGATCGGTGGCCGGGCTGCTGGCGGAGAAGGCCGGCCCGGGCGCCGGGGCCGGCCCCACCGGAGCGGGCGGCTCCGGATACAACCTCGCCAAGCAGTTCATCGACCGCTACACCATCGCGCTGGCGGCGCAGTTGGCGCCGCTGTCGATCCGCGCCAACGTGGTGCACCCGACCAACGTCAACACCGCGATGCTGCACAACGAGCCCATGTACAAGATGTTCCGGCCCGATCTCGAGCACCCTGGGCGCGAGGATGCGATGCTGGCTTTCCCGATGATGCAAGGCATGCCGATTCCCTACGTCGAGCCCGAGGACGTCTCGCACGCGATCTGCTACCTGGCATCCGATGAATCACGCTATGTCACCGGACTTCAGCTCAAGGTTGATGCGGGCGCCAGCCTGAAGTTCTGA
- a CDS encoding LLM class flavin-dependent oxidoreductase, producing MRWGLPWPGAEQARAAEAAGAVAFCAGEFADTSAYVTAAEMAHTTSSAHVGPGIAYAFARSPFVHAASLRQLNRVAPGRVFLGLGAGTARMNRDWFGVDSSRPAARMAELIHCVQAFLHAENDETVTFHGDFYHLDARVRAPVLGRIAVPILVGAFNIHMLRTAGRVADGVLGHGLFTDRWWDEVVDPQLQIGARQAGRDPASLLRWGWVITAIDDADPQRAIADAKRQIGFDLTVKTYDALVERHGWHDEVAAIRSEFATGDPRNLGRHVTDDMLWAVAVCGDTMQAREMLSARRRLPDTGFFSPPGFLVSPRRRGYYGTALIEALSESPAL from the coding sequence ATGCGGTGGGGTCTGCCCTGGCCGGGCGCCGAGCAGGCACGGGCAGCGGAAGCGGCCGGCGCGGTGGCGTTTTGCGCGGGCGAGTTCGCCGACACCAGCGCCTATGTGACGGCGGCGGAGATGGCGCACACCACTTCCTCGGCGCACGTCGGTCCCGGCATCGCCTATGCCTTCGCCCGCTCGCCGTTTGTGCATGCCGCGTCGCTGCGGCAGCTGAACCGGGTCGCGCCAGGGCGGGTGTTTCTGGGCCTGGGTGCGGGAACGGCACGGATGAATCGGGACTGGTTCGGGGTGGATTCTTCCCGCCCCGCCGCGCGCATGGCGGAACTGATCCATTGTGTCCAAGCGTTTCTGCACGCCGAGAACGACGAGACGGTGACCTTCCACGGCGACTTCTACCACCTCGACGCACGGGTGCGGGCACCGGTGTTGGGCCGGATCGCGGTGCCGATCCTGGTGGGGGCATTCAATATCCATATGCTGCGCACCGCCGGCCGTGTCGCCGACGGCGTACTGGGACACGGCCTGTTCACCGACCGCTGGTGGGACGAGGTGGTGGATCCGCAGCTGCAGATCGGCGCGCGGCAGGCCGGCCGGGACCCGGCGTCACTGTTGCGCTGGGGCTGGGTGATCACCGCGATCGACGACGCAGATCCGCAACGCGCGATCGCCGACGCCAAGCGGCAGATCGGGTTCGACCTCACGGTCAAAACCTATGACGCATTGGTTGAGCGCCATGGCTGGCACGACGAGGTCGCCGCCATCCGTTCCGAGTTCGCCACCGGTGACCCCCGCAATCTGGGCCGGCACGTGACCGACGACATGCTGTGGGCGGTGGCGGTCTGTGGCGACACGATGCAGGCGCGAGAGATGCTGTCGGCTCGGCGGCGGCTGCCCGATACCGGCTTCTTCTCCCCGCCCGGATTCCTGGTCAGCCCGCGCCGGCGAGGGTATTACGGCACCGCGCTCATCGAGGCGCTCTCCGAATCTCCGGCGTTGTGA
- a CDS encoding class I adenylate-forming enzyme family protein, giving the protein MGITLLLQMALSGDPTREIVVCDELRWTTAELDDLSARAHAVLARRHAACVAYIGLGGAMLPLLMLACARAGRAFTPLNYRLSASALQDLIARLPEPLVVVDPEYRAAVGDRYPVIDTAELLAATAQARPAEDTVTEADDTAVMLFTSGTTSQPKAVELSHANLVSYVTGSVEFLSAEPEDAALIAVPPYHIAGVSAVLSNLYAGRTMVYLPRFAAERWIALVDQERITTATVVPTMLERIISALEADPKPLPSLRNLAYGGAKVALPLVRRALDLLPDVGFVNAYGLTETSSTIAVLTPGDHRSAHRASDPAAARRLGSVGRPVPGVQIEIRSADGTVLGPGEIGELYVRGEQVSGRYAESGSALDDDGWFPTRDRAAVDDDGYLFILGRADDTIIRGGENIAPAELEDVLVEHPAVRDVAVVGADDAEWGQIIVAVIVPESPTRPDPEQLRAFVRERLRGSRTPDRIVFCDRLPTTATGKVLRREILAHLPAWQQ; this is encoded by the coding sequence CTGGGCATCACACTGCTGCTGCAGATGGCACTCTCGGGTGATCCGACCCGGGAAATCGTGGTCTGTGACGAGCTGCGCTGGACCACAGCCGAACTCGACGACCTTTCGGCGCGCGCGCACGCGGTGCTGGCCCGCCGACACGCCGCCTGCGTCGCCTACATCGGTCTCGGCGGCGCCATGCTGCCGCTGTTGATGCTGGCCTGCGCACGCGCGGGCCGCGCATTCACCCCGCTGAACTATCGGCTCAGTGCCTCGGCCCTGCAAGATCTGATCGCCCGGTTGCCCGAACCGCTGGTGGTCGTCGATCCCGAGTATCGCGCCGCCGTCGGGGACCGCTACCCGGTGATCGACACCGCAGAGTTGCTGGCGGCCACTGCACAGGCTCGGCCTGCCGAGGACACCGTGACCGAGGCCGATGACACCGCCGTCATGCTGTTCACCTCGGGGACCACATCGCAGCCCAAGGCCGTCGAGTTGTCGCACGCCAACCTGGTCAGCTACGTCACCGGCAGTGTGGAGTTCTTGTCGGCCGAACCCGAGGACGCGGCCCTGATCGCAGTTCCGCCCTATCACATCGCCGGAGTCAGCGCGGTTCTGTCGAATCTGTACGCGGGACGCACAATGGTGTACCTGCCGCGGTTCGCTGCCGAGCGATGGATTGCTCTGGTCGACCAGGAGCGGATCACCACCGCGACGGTGGTCCCGACCATGCTGGAGCGCATCATCTCGGCGCTGGAGGCCGATCCGAAACCGCTGCCGTCGCTGCGCAACCTGGCCTACGGCGGCGCCAAGGTCGCCTTGCCCCTGGTTCGGCGGGCACTGGACCTGTTGCCGGATGTGGGGTTCGTCAACGCCTACGGCCTGACCGAGACCAGCTCGACGATCGCAGTGCTGACACCGGGCGACCACCGCAGTGCGCACCGAGCATCGGATCCGGCTGCCGCGCGAAGGCTGGGCTCGGTGGGCCGGCCGGTGCCCGGGGTGCAGATCGAGATCCGCTCCGCGGACGGCACGGTACTCGGGCCGGGAGAGATCGGCGAGCTGTACGTGCGCGGCGAGCAGGTGTCGGGGCGCTACGCCGAGTCGGGTTCGGCGCTCGACGACGACGGCTGGTTTCCGACTCGCGACCGCGCGGCGGTCGACGACGACGGCTATCTGTTCATCCTGGGCCGCGCCGACGACACCATCATTCGGGGCGGGGAGAACATCGCTCCCGCCGAACTGGAGGACGTGCTCGTCGAACATCCCGCGGTGCGCGACGTGGCGGTGGTGGGCGCCGACGACGCCGAATGGGGCCAGATCATCGTCGCGGTGATCGTGCCGGAATCCCCCACCCGCCCGGACCCGGAGCAACTGCGGGCTTTCGTCCGTGAGCGGCTACGTGGCTCGCGCACCCCCGACCGCATCGTGTTCTGCGACCGCCTTCCCACCACCGCGACCGGCAAGGTGCTGCGCCGCGAGATCCTGGCGCACCTTCCCGCCTGGCAGCAGTAG